One stretch of Jiangella gansuensis DSM 44835 DNA includes these proteins:
- the pgsA gene encoding phosphatidylinositol phosphate synthase, with protein MLDKYTRVYTTRILTPAARGLLRLGLTPDAVTVIGTLGVVAGAVAFYPRGEFLWGTLFITAFVFFDNIDGIMARLKGRKSGWGAFLDSTLDRFGDAAIFGGLAMWFAGDGDSLRMTALLITCLTLGAVVSYAKARAESLGYTAGGGIAERADRLVAILVVTGLVGLLDLPVAVLEVLLWLLAAASAWTVWHRVREVRRQAARE; from the coding sequence ATGCTCGACAAGTACACGCGGGTTTACACCACTCGCATCCTCACACCGGCCGCGCGCGGCCTGTTGCGGCTGGGCCTCACCCCGGACGCGGTGACGGTGATCGGCACGCTCGGCGTGGTCGCCGGCGCAGTCGCGTTCTACCCGCGCGGCGAGTTCCTGTGGGGGACGCTGTTCATCACCGCGTTCGTCTTCTTCGACAACATCGACGGCATCATGGCCCGGTTGAAGGGGCGCAAGAGCGGCTGGGGCGCGTTCCTCGACTCCACCCTCGACCGATTCGGCGACGCCGCCATCTTCGGCGGCCTGGCCATGTGGTTCGCCGGCGACGGCGACAGCCTGCGAATGACCGCGCTGCTGATCACGTGCCTCACCCTCGGGGCCGTCGTCTCCTACGCCAAGGCGCGCGCCGAGAGCCTCGGCTACACGGCCGGCGGCGGCATCGCCGAGCGGGCCGACCGGCTGGTCGCCATCCTCGTCGTCACCGGCCTGGTCGGCCTGCTCGACCTGCCCGTCGCCGTGCTCGAGGTCCTACTCTGGCTGTTGGCGGCAGCGAGCGCGTGGACGGTGTGGCACCGCGTTCGCGAGGTCAGGCGGCAGGCGGCACGGGAGTGA
- a CDS encoding phosphatidylinositol mannoside acyltransferase, which yields MSAFSEQRQLWLYSTGWTAVQNMPERAAYRSFRAIADLSWRRRSPSVRRLELNLARVGKYEPEELRELTRLGARSYMRYWCDAFRMSEWSHERIIERVRVVNEDRFRSAMASGRGVVVALPHMGNWDWAGAWACLTGAPLATVAERLRPEKLYERFVTYREALGMTVHPLGGNGVMSDLAEHLRRGGLVCLPAERDLSRRGVPVTLFGEPTRMPAGSAMLALRTGAALLPATLAYEGREPDHSLAVTFHEEIEVPEERGDRLATMTQRIADAFETGIARNPEDWHMTQRMFLADLDADDPRRAQPVLP from the coding sequence GTGAGCGCATTCAGCGAGCAGCGGCAGCTGTGGCTGTACAGCACCGGCTGGACGGCCGTGCAGAACATGCCGGAGCGCGCGGCCTACCGCTCCTTCCGCGCCATCGCCGACCTGTCCTGGCGCCGGCGCAGCCCGTCGGTGCGGCGGCTCGAACTGAACCTGGCCCGGGTGGGCAAGTACGAGCCAGAGGAACTGCGCGAACTGACCCGGCTCGGCGCCCGCTCCTACATGCGGTACTGGTGCGACGCCTTCCGGATGTCGGAATGGAGCCACGAGCGCATCATCGAGCGGGTCCGCGTCGTCAACGAGGACCGCTTCCGGTCGGCCATGGCCTCCGGTCGGGGCGTCGTCGTGGCGCTACCGCACATGGGCAACTGGGACTGGGCCGGCGCCTGGGCCTGCCTCACCGGTGCGCCGCTCGCCACCGTCGCCGAGCGGCTGCGGCCGGAGAAGCTCTACGAGCGGTTCGTCACCTACCGCGAGGCCCTGGGCATGACCGTGCACCCCCTTGGCGGCAACGGCGTCATGTCGGACCTGGCCGAACACCTGCGCCGGGGCGGGCTGGTGTGCCTGCCGGCCGAACGCGACCTGTCCCGCCGCGGCGTGCCGGTCACGCTCTTCGGCGAGCCGACCCGGATGCCGGCCGGCAGCGCCATGCTCGCGCTGCGCACCGGCGCCGCGCTGCTCCCGGCCACGCTGGCGTACGAGGGCCGCGAGCCCGACCACTCCTTGGCCGTCACGTTCCACGAGGAGATCGAGGTGCCGGAAGAACGCGGTGACCGCCTGGCCACGATGACCCAGCGCATCGCCGACGCGTTCGAGACGGGCATCGCCCGCAACCCCGAGGACTGGCACATGACCCAGCGCATGTTCCTCGCCGACCTCGACGCCGACGACCCGCGCCGAGCACAGCCGGTGCTGCCATGA